One Labilithrix sp. DNA window includes the following coding sequences:
- a CDS encoding family 20 glycosylhydrolase, whose amino-acid sequence MPRHLRLALLAGITLAIACGHTPSATPRPAIEEPSLELPLLPRARRDYARCGEPFVIDAHTRIGGPREVASQLARWLGLPESAVGGGAADIDLVYTGGVVHDPAEGPLPIDEQSYVLEIGPGRKPTVSARGRGGLFYGAQTIAQLAGARRIGMPTPPLGPGDRWTLPCVRIEDEPRHAFRGMHLDVARHFFDRAVVERYVDMLAFYKLNVFHWHLTDDQGFRLDLPSHPELKSADGAYSAADVEAVVEHARARGVTVIPEIEMPGHTRSVLAAHPELSCTGEKQETPRTWGVFDDVLCAGNEGSYTLVEEMLRDVVAAFPSRLIHVGGDEVPPTRWEACPKCRAAMKAANVDAIGLEHVFMQRVFDMLAASKRRPMVWDEALPNGPARNPPVVVAWQSKERGELAVQRGFDTVFAPYQALYFNFRQSGRRELEPGHLGHLSWPLVHGFDVEPAPHVLGGEAALWTEYVTTQEDIDTLVLPRMAVHAETLWTGRRPAHELITRSRLQRPMLDASGVRYFVEPPGGTRPRSVVLDVRKVVLETPLFYPDGVVRYTRDGSIPTPASPRYRDPLSIIDTTTLTTALFLPSGRASKPVRALFVKETPRPAVATASAPRVRYYEGRFAKLAEIASPLAEVETDGVSLEAAARALGGRMKRDHFALVFDAVVKIAETGIHRFEIVGDDAARIEVDGELVAEVDTDPWPREADGEIALAAGLHAVRVTYLQGTEDRKLEIVVAGPSGRAPLEIAGVRGASAP is encoded by the coding sequence GTGCCGAGACATCTGCGTCTTGCCTTGCTCGCGGGCATCACGCTCGCGATCGCGTGCGGGCACACGCCGTCGGCGACGCCGCGGCCGGCGATCGAGGAGCCGTCGCTCGAGCTTCCGCTCCTGCCGCGCGCGCGGAGGGACTACGCGCGATGCGGCGAGCCGTTCGTCATCGACGCGCACACGCGGATCGGCGGGCCACGCGAGGTCGCGTCGCAGCTCGCGCGCTGGCTCGGCTTGCCGGAGAGCGCCGTCGGCGGGGGCGCGGCCGACATCGACCTCGTATACACCGGCGGCGTCGTCCACGATCCGGCCGAGGGCCCGCTGCCGATCGACGAGCAGAGCTACGTGCTCGAGATCGGCCCCGGCCGAAAGCCGACCGTGTCCGCGCGCGGGCGCGGCGGCCTCTTCTACGGCGCGCAGACGATCGCCCAGCTCGCGGGCGCGCGGAGGATCGGCATGCCGACGCCGCCGCTCGGGCCGGGCGATCGCTGGACCTTGCCGTGCGTCCGGATCGAGGACGAGCCGCGCCACGCGTTCCGCGGGATGCACCTCGACGTCGCGCGCCACTTCTTCGATCGCGCCGTCGTCGAGCGCTACGTCGACATGCTTGCATTCTACAAGCTCAACGTCTTCCACTGGCACCTCACCGACGACCAGGGCTTCCGCCTCGATCTCCCGAGCCACCCCGAGCTCAAGTCCGCCGACGGCGCGTACTCCGCCGCCGACGTGGAGGCCGTCGTCGAGCACGCGCGCGCGCGCGGCGTCACGGTGATCCCCGAGATCGAGATGCCGGGGCACACGCGGTCGGTCCTCGCCGCGCACCCCGAGCTGTCGTGCACCGGCGAGAAGCAGGAGACGCCGCGGACGTGGGGCGTCTTCGACGACGTGCTCTGCGCCGGGAACGAAGGCTCGTACACGCTCGTGGAGGAGATGCTGCGCGACGTCGTCGCGGCCTTCCCGTCGCGTCTCATCCACGTCGGCGGCGACGAGGTCCCGCCCACGCGCTGGGAGGCGTGCCCGAAGTGCCGCGCCGCGATGAAGGCGGCGAACGTCGACGCGATCGGGCTCGAGCACGTCTTCATGCAGCGCGTCTTCGACATGCTCGCCGCGTCGAAGCGGCGGCCGATGGTGTGGGACGAGGCGCTCCCGAACGGTCCGGCGAGGAACCCACCCGTCGTCGTGGCGTGGCAGTCGAAGGAGCGCGGAGAGCTCGCGGTGCAGCGCGGCTTCGACACCGTCTTCGCGCCGTACCAGGCGCTCTACTTCAACTTCCGCCAGTCGGGGCGGCGCGAGCTCGAGCCGGGCCACCTCGGTCACCTCTCCTGGCCGCTCGTGCACGGCTTCGACGTCGAGCCCGCGCCCCACGTGCTCGGCGGCGAGGCCGCGCTCTGGACGGAGTACGTCACGACGCAGGAGGACATCGACACGCTGGTGCTCCCGCGCATGGCGGTGCACGCGGAGACGCTATGGACCGGGAGGCGCCCCGCGCACGAGCTCATCACGCGATCGCGCCTCCAGCGTCCGATGCTCGACGCGTCCGGCGTCCGCTACTTCGTCGAGCCGCCGGGGGGCACGCGCCCGCGGAGCGTGGTCCTCGACGTGCGGAAGGTCGTCCTCGAGACGCCGCTCTTCTATCCGGACGGCGTCGTCCGCTACACGCGTGATGGCTCGATCCCGACGCCCGCCTCGCCGCGCTATCGCGATCCGCTCTCGATCATCGACACGACGACGTTGACGACGGCGCTCTTCCTCCCGAGCGGCCGCGCGAGCAAGCCGGTGCGCGCCCTCTTCGTGAAGGAGACGCCGCGGCCCGCCGTCGCGACGGCGAGCGCGCCGCGCGTTCGCTACTACGAGGGCCGGTTCGCGAAGCTCGCCGAGATCGCGAGCCCGCTCGCCGAGGTCGAGACCGACGGCGTCTCGCTCGAGGCCGCGGCGCGCGCGCTCGGCGGCCGCATGAAGCGCGATCACTTCGCGCTCGTCTTCGACGCGGTGGTGAAGATCGCCGAGACGGGGATCCATCGCTTCGAGATCGTCGGCGACGACGCCGCGCGGATCGAGGTCGACGGCGAGCTCGTCGCGGAGGTCGACACCGACCCGTGGCCGCGCGAGGCCGACGGCGAGATCGCGCTCGCGGCCGGTCTGCACGCCGTGCGCGTCACGTACCTCCAGGGCACGGAGGACCGGAAGCTCGAGATCGTCGTCGCCGGCCCGAGCGGCCGCGCGCCGCTCGAAATCGCCGGGGTCAGGGGCGCTTCGGCTCCGTGA
- a CDS encoding helix-turn-helix transcriptional regulator, with protein sequence MGQESGRRPKFDPDQRPATGGAAGDEQDEHRSFNVTVGEAIRRSRQEHGWTQALLAEKAGLSPNYIARLERGELGPSLFVANRICGALTIDLEALVTPVSGAGPTATRRTTTKRRAIAG encoded by the coding sequence GTGGGACAAGAGAGCGGGCGGAGGCCCAAATTCGATCCGGACCAGCGCCCTGCAACCGGCGGCGCTGCGGGCGACGAACAGGACGAGCATCGCTCGTTCAACGTCACGGTGGGCGAGGCGATTCGGCGGTCCCGTCAGGAGCACGGCTGGACCCAGGCGCTCCTCGCAGAGAAGGCAGGCTTGTCTCCGAACTACATCGCGCGGCTCGAGCGCGGAGAGCTGGGACCGTCCCTCTTCGTCGCGAACCGCATCTGCGGCGCGCTGACGATCGACCTCGAAGCGCTCGTCACGCCCGTCAGCGGCGCGGGACCGACCGCGACCCGTCGCACGACGACCAAACGCCGCGCGATCGCCGGCTGA